A section of the Ciceribacter thiooxidans genome encodes:
- a CDS encoding iron-sulfur cluster assembly scaffold protein, with product MDDIYNSKILEFAGNIARIGSLPDADAVSEKHSKLCGSKVRVYLKMDGGVVTDFAHEVKACALGQASSSIMARHVVGATADELRRAREDMLAMLKADGDGPSGRFEDMRFLKPVKDYKARHASTMLTFDAVVDAIEQIEAKQTKAVEA from the coding sequence ATGGACGACATTTACAACAGCAAGATCCTTGAATTTGCCGGCAATATCGCGCGGATAGGGTCCTTGCCGGATGCCGATGCGGTTTCCGAAAAGCACTCCAAGCTCTGCGGCTCGAAGGTCAGGGTCTACCTGAAGATGGATGGCGGTGTGGTCACCGATTTCGCCCATGAGGTGAAGGCCTGCGCCCTCGGACAGGCTTCGTCGTCGATCATGGCGCGCCACGTCGTCGGCGCGACGGCGGACGAGCTTCGCCGGGCGAGGGAAGACATGCTTGCGATGCTGAAGGCCGATGGGGACGGACCGTCAGGTCGTTTCGAGGACATGCGGTTCCTGAAACCCGTGAAGGATTACAAGGCGCGGCACGCTTCCACCATGCTGACCTTCGACGCCGTGGTGGACGCGATCGAACAGATCGAGGCGAAGCAGACGAAAGCGGTAGAGGCTTGA